Within the Nicotiana tabacum cultivar K326 chromosome 11, ASM71507v2, whole genome shotgun sequence genome, the region gcctcggttaactatgcttatggctttactacatctaggtaggttatactatagcataacacttacttcgatttattattaccaatgtctgctacccaactctaagttactctctcgctgcttatcttATATGTacaaatctaagtcctttagtgcttccttattgctgttcatcttaataatgacggcctaatctcatctcatactttgtaacttttatccatctattgttgattcaccttaatgttgatccataatctactactgataacttgagacctcttacataatacattgtcactagggctcacgttgcatcggggaacatttgaagttatttgcctgattcacctaggggtgatactatacttccataactgtatttcatagcattccaatgtgattcatcttataggggtattctaatcccatgcaattcatgaaatgccttttctttaaatcattattcaatcaaaggcctaaacatcatcctcttatctaccacaattatacccttattctactaccagggcagcatttcatctcttctaaattGTCTTAGTTTTAGACTCCTTTGAATTAattcaggctatattgagctttctataacttatgaaaaccatcagctctcttattttgatTGGCTTATTCTGAGGGCTaacctattcttgtcaccttctcacccaccttttcttatccatactcctatctacctaaaaccttgtcgctttaccatactttagcttgcaacctacacatatctatttatactacccGCAATCTTTCTTTaaattgctagcaccatagatttcctttcctgccttctcagttgtctttaaatgtaagcaattatctttcctggtcgttctgccactttttgcatgaatacttggcttatcttagtgtccACGAATACTGAAATTTCTTATaattcatatgatctcaaatattacttttggttttacttcccgttcatcaGTCAAGACAGGtgtcactttcttatggagtgcatacaatgttataGTGAGACTATTCTTACAATAtaatttcttctttaggtcactatgcttgggttgaagccttcttcctttatttccttagctagtctttcgtgatagtacttaggggagaccctCTGACTCCTATAATGCTGCGAGTTTATAACATCATATACCCGATGAAATTTTCGAtgttcttacttgcctataattatccatagttacttACATCCACGCCATTGTGCTCTTAGGGTttcttctgaactgaaattttgactatcttcctagtggcactctcttttgtttccgtaacactcataccatacctttaactaccccaactcctatctgaatatttcttaaggattataatgtcatatctgcgagaccgaattcactatgttgggtttcactaGGTTCATCTTGAATGATCTACTGATTTGTCTgcatcctcttgtctagccataaccagactcttcctgaatcaatactaactacttgttggttcgctctcatatctatattctgtgtAATCTCTTTTGGGTTATGtcatttgtcttaacttacccctcgcgctggctccttatgtatcaagtattCATTttcacttatttatcaataacatctagtggTAGAACCCTTACCGCCTCTATTTGGCatacttgcataatgttctggagtcgtaacatatctgTAGGGTCTGAATCAATGCAATCTCTCCTTTCGCCTTTTTACCGAATTCTTCCTTTTCTATTCCATAATTACTTCATCATCTTTGgagtcttttcacatcttcactcaCATTGTACTCgtcttgcggtaacccttctataccaaggataactgaATATCTTACGCACGacggtgacacctagtgtaactggcatacttagtcccttaagcttaactctgctcacattgcttgctttagggaaatatcttcctgaatgacctttaaaggttattcttctgtggTCCATTCAATTCTCGCCGGAATGTGATCTCTGAAATTGTcatgatgtcgactattatcaaatccttcgatcctgaattcatgtttagtttatcttgttcactagcccatactaatttctattactccgggggtcCAACTTTTCCtactggtaatcacgttggagtcaccaactcattttaCAAAATGATGGTATGTTGTTATGGCTTATACAGTTCTATTTTCTCAACACTTgccacctcttgtcttttccttcatttgactatagactctatcattttttatattttgatttacccttatcacccatttattacatttactcataatgcttaatttactctcttcttattctccgacTAATATTTCAGTCTattactttattctaaaaacttcaacacaacattctttcacttttagctccccttgcttcatctcactggctcttcaggACGCTTAACTTTCTCTTTTTCTAGTAGGGACGGGAgtcatacaaaggtaaatatttatccctctTAGGATTCAGTGTCAATCTTCTAAATTTTTTGGATATTCTAGTATTTATATCTGACTGTActtattctagagtgcaccatatgggtatctcacaaggagaactattaccatgtTTGTAATATCATTTGGGAATATCAGCTAATACTAATAATCCATCaaacattttgggttactctaaccttagttggatcctgatatctcatccttctcttaaactatatgtgttagctcccatagagcaTAACTGAGATCGGTGTTGTCAAAtgtatatatctctgttactgttgaatgtaactcataatgcttatatttctctgcctgaattgtaaatacaaataatcttactaattgggtacctcgtatccttcttcaccttgcttcttttacttgttgaaacttgtgtctaccttatgattctcttatttctttttaccCTACGAATGGATAGAAATTCAtaccttagggctccttatcaagaagcttacacgtcttagtacacatataatctactgaagaccttacatttactcatcataagcatgatgcaaaatcgagttcctctcaCTAAATTCTTCCACatccacattcaatctcttaccaaccatcttcTTCTGGAtgaggtatcgttgtattacgaataaaatagaatttaggagtttgaattcttacaactgagctctatcacacgatttagagtaagaagaaagagtaacggtcctaaatgccctgtagcctcctgcttataagtgtggtgcacaacacacccataaataagactctactagacataacttgtagattccctaggacagaacttctctaataccacttttttcatgacccaaactgaagggccacgacgggcacccaaTACCTTCTTCAACCGAATactaacataacatatctttcttatcgtactatcatgGGTGCCGATGACATTTGAAGGAACTGATTATAGAACCTGGAGAAGAGGTGTCCTCAGAGCCCTTTCAGTGAAAAATAAGGTTAGATTTATCACTGAAAAATATAAGAAGCCAGATTCCGGTCATCCGACCTTCGAGCAATGGGAGAGATGTGACGATATGGTGGCGTCGTGAATTCTAAGCTCACTTTCAAAGGACCTGGAAGATAGTTTACAGTATGTGAGCGATGCAAAGAAATTATGGCAGGAACTAGAAGATAGTACGACGAGTTAAATAGAGCAAAAATATACCAGCTAGAGAGGGAAATCAACGAGCTAAGTCAGGAAACCTTAGATGTTACAGGATGTTacacaaaaataaagaaactttGGTAAGAGTTGACAACTTTCAGTGCACATGCACAATGTAAATGTCAATGTACTTGTGGTGCCAAGGTAAGTATGCACAAGGCAGAATAGGACAAATGGCTAATTAGGTTTCTAATAGGATTTAACGAGGTCTATATAGTTGTAAGAGAGAGTATATTGATGATGAATCGGTTGCCCATCATTGCGCAGGCCTTTTCTATTCTAATTTaggaagaaaaacaaagaaaagttaGGCCAAATAATCATCTAATAATGGATTCTGCTTCGATGAATGTCACTGGACTTGCAAATCAAGCATTTAGCACAAATTACACTCAACAGAGAAACATTGTAGGAAATGACATACACAGAGGCAGTTATCCACCTAATAGGTCTCAATTGTTCTGCGATTACTGCAAAAAACCAGGACACACTAAACATAAGTGCTATAAACTACACAAATTTCACAAGGATTTCAAATTTACCAAAGGGAAAAATATGGTGTCTGCTGCAAATGTGCATGGAGGGCCTGAAGGCATGGTTTTTGGAAGATGTGAAGAAATTGATACTTGAAACCAAGGCATAGGTATTCAACACCTGACAAAGGAGCAGTACAATCAACTGTTGCATATACTAGAGAACTTCCATGGTGGAACTGCAATTGAAGTCTCAAATAACATCACTAGCCGCAAACTTTGCAGGTATATTAGCTTGCTCTACTCATGAAGAAATTGTTAGCAATATTTCATGTAAATGTTTCTAATCATCTACTGAATTTTGGATATTAGATTCCGGATCCGCCAATCATATGTCATATAATAAGGCCCTGCTAACTATATTAGAATTTCACCTTATCCTTTCCTAGTGACATTACCAAACTGATATAAAGTTAAAGTGACAGAAATTGGTGATTCAGTCCTTGGTCCTAAACTGACTTTACACAAGGTTTTGTTTGTACCTAGTTTTAAGTTCAATTTGATCACAGTTCATTCTTTAACATCACATCTTAAGTCAATTGTTCAATTTTCTGATTCTTCCTGTATTTTATAGGCCCTTTCAATGAAGAGGCCTCTGGAGATTGGTAGAGCAAGGAATGGTCTGTACTGCCTCTGCTCAAAATGTCAGTTTATTGGTTCAACTACTGTTCTCACTTCTCTTATTTCTAACTCACGTTCTGTTTCTCTTCGCAATAAACATAATGTACAACCAGCAAATCACACACATCATCTACTATAAATTATGTCTACTCagacaagaaaagaattttttcTGCTGATTAACTTTCATCATCATCTGTAAATGTTCCACTTTCGAACAATAAGAAAGATTGTTGTACATCTACTTGTTCTATTGATATGTGTGCATCCTTTTCTGATTCCTCATACTATGAAAATTGTATTGACTATTTTGTGGCATAAAAGATTGGGCCATGTGCCTTTTTTGAAAACGAGGGAAATTTCCTCCAAACATGTGAACTTTTCACCCAAACAACCATTCTTATGCTCAATTTTCCCTATGGCCAGACAAACAAGAATTCCATTTCCACAAAAAATCACATCATCCACcaatatttttgaattgttacaCATAGGCCTCTAGATCCCATACCATACAGTCACACATGACAACAATAAATACTTCCTTACCATCATCGATGACTTTAGTAGGTCAACCTGGACATATCTTTTGAGTTGCAAGAGTAATACACTTTATGTTTTAAAAACTTTTGTGCGTATGATAGAAAACCAATTCAATTCTTCTATTAAGTCCATGAGATCTGATAATGGACTGGAGTTTGTTCACAACGAAACCTTATCCTTCTTCCATTCCAAAGGGATTTTACACCAGAAAACTTGTCTAtacacacctcaacaaaatggtgtggtGGAGAGAAAAATTAGGTATTTACTAGAAACTGCAAGAGCCCTGGTACCAGTCCAAGTTGCCTATCAAATATTGGGGAGACTGCATTCTCACTACCACTTACTTGATAAATAGACTATCTTCTACAATCCTGAATAACAAATCCTCTTTTGAGATACTTTATACGAAGAGACCTAGTTAATCACATCTCAAAAGCTTTGGATGCTTATATTATCCTACCACTCTTAAAACTCGCAAAGATAAATTTGTGCCCAGAGCTAAACCCATATTTTGTGGGTTACCCCTTTGGCACAAAAGGTTACAAGGTATTGAACTTGGCCACcaataaaatacatatttctaGGAATAATCTTTACTAATtgggtacctcgtatccttcttcactttgcttcttttacttgttgaaacttgtatctgcATTATGATTCTCTTATTGCTTTTTACCCTATGGATGGATAGATATTCATACCTTAGTGCtacttatcaagaagcttacacgtcttagtacacatataatctactgaagaccttacatttactcatcataagcatgatgtaaaatcgagttcctctaattcaactcttctacaaccacattcaatctcttaccaaccatcttcTTTCTGGATGAGGTAgcattgtattacgaataaaatggaatttaggagtttgaattcttacaactgagttctaccacacgatctacagtaagaagaaagagtaacggtcctaaatgccctgtaaccTTCTGCTTATAAGTGCGGTGGactacacacccataaacaagactctactagacatgacttgTAGACTTTCTAGGACAGAACTTCtctgatactacttttgttacaacccaaactgaagggccacaATGGGTACCCAGTACCTTCTTCAACCGAATactaacataacatatcttttttaTCGTACTATCATGGGTGCCGATGGCATTTGAAGGAACTGGTTATATAAGCTGGAGAAAAAGTGTCCTTAGAGCCCTTTCAGTGAAAAATAAGGTTAGATTTATCACTGAAAAATATAAGAAGCTAGATTCCGGTCATCCGACCTTCGAGCAATTGGAGAGATGCGACGATATGGTGGCGTCGTGAATTCTCAACTCACTTTCAAAGGACCTGGAAGATAGCTTACAGTATGTGAGCGATGTAAAGGAATTGTGGCAGGAACTGGAAGATAGTACGATGAGACGAACAATGCAAAAATATACCAACTAGAGAGGGAAATCAACGAGCTAAGTCAGGAAACCCTAAATGTTACAAGATGTTacacaaaaataaagaaactttGGGAAGAGTTGAACACCTTCAGTGCACATGCACAATGTAAATGTCAATGTACTTCTGGTGCCAAGGTAAATATGCATAAGGCTGAATAGGACAAGAGGATAATTAGGTTTCTAATGGGATTGAACAAGGTCTATATAGTTGTAAGAGAGAGTATATTGATGATGAATCGGTTACCCATCATTGCGCAGGCCTTTTCTATTCTAATTCAGCAAGAAAAATAATGAGAAGTTAGGCGAAATAATTATCTAATAATGGAGTCTGCTTCGATGAATGTCACTGGACCTGCAAATCAAAAATTTAGCACAAATTACACTCAACAGAGAAACATTGTAGGAAATGACATCCACATAGGCAGTTATCTACCTAATAGTTCTGGATTGTTCTGCGATTACTGGAAAAAGCCAGGACACACTAAACATAAGTTCTATAAACTACAAAAATTTCCCAAggatatcaaatttaccaaaggAAAAAATATGGCGTCTGCTGCAAATATGCATGGAGGGCCTGAAGGAATAGTTTCTGGATGATATGAAAAAATTGATACTTGAAACCAAGGCATAGGTATTCAAAACCTGACAAAGGAGCAGTATAATCAACTGTTGCATATACTGGAGAACTTCCATGGTGGAAATGCAATTGAAGTCTCAAATAACATCACTAGCCGCAAACTTTGCAGGTATATTGGCTTGCTCTACTCATGAAGAAATTATTAGCAATATTTCATGTAAATGTTTCTAATCGTCTACTGAATTTTGGATATTAGATTCCGGAGCTGCCAATCATATGTCATACAATAAAGCCCTGCTAACTAATGTTACAATTTTACCTTACCTTTTCCTAGTGACTTTACTAAACTGATATAAAGTTAAAGTGATAGAAATTTGTGATTCAGTCCTTAGTCCTAAACTGACTTTACATAAGGTTTTGTTTGTCCCTAGTTTTAAGGTAAATTTGATCGTAGTTCACTCTTTAACATCACATCTTAAGTCAATTGTTcaattttctgtttcttcttgcATTTTACAGGCCCTTTCAATGAAGAGGCCTCTGGAGATTGGTAGAGCAAGGAATGGTCTGTACTGCCTCTGCTCAAAATGTCAGTTTATTGGTTCAACTACTGTTCTCACTTCTCTTGTTTCTAACTCACATTTTATTTCTCTTAACAATGAACATAATGTACAACCAACAAATCACACACATCATCTACAATAAATTGTGTCCACTCagacaagaaaagaattttttcTGCTGATTAACTTTCATCATCATCTGTAAATGTTCCACTTTCGAACAATAAGAAAGATTGTTGTTCATCTACTTTTTCTACTGATATGCGTGCATCGTTTTCTGATTCCTCATACTATAAAAATTGTATTGATTATTTTGTGGCATAATAGATTGGGCCATGTGCCTTTTGTGAAAATGAGGAGAATTTCCTCCATACATGTGAACTTTGCACCCAAACAACCATTCTTATGCTCAATTTACCCTTTGGCCAGAAATACAAGAATTCCATTTTCACAAAAAATCACATCATCCACCAATATCTTTGAATTGTTATACATAGGCCTCTAGGGCCCATACCATACAGTCACACATGACAACTATAAATATTTCCTTACCatcattgatgactttagtaggTCAACCTGGACATATTTTTTGAGTTGCAAGAGTAATTTATGTTTTAAAAACTTTGGTGCTTATGATAGAAAACCAATTCAATTCTTCTGTTAAGTCCATGAGATCTAACTGGAGTTTGTCGACAGCGAAACCTTATCCTTCTTCCATTCCAAAGGAATTTTACACCAGAAAATTTGTCCACACATActtcaacaaaatggtgtggtggagggaaaaattaggtatttACTAGAAACTGCAAGAGCCCTGGTACCAGTCCAAGTTGTCTATCAAATATTGGGGAGACTGCATTCTCACTACCACTTACTTGATAAATAGACTACCTTTTACAATCGTGAATAACATATCCCCTTTTGATACTTTATACGAAGAGACCCAATTATTCACATCTCAAAAGCTTTGGATGCTTATGTTATCCCACCACTCTTAAAACTTGCAAAGATAAATTTTGAGCCCAGAGCTAAACCCATATTTTGTGGGTTACCCCTTTGGCACAAAAGGTTAGAAGGTACTGAACTTGGACACAAAAAGAATACATATTTCTAGGAATGTACAATTCCATGAGCATGTCTTTCCTTTTGTAGTTTCTTCTGATCATACTTCTATTCCTTGTATTTTTCTACCTTTTCATTCTGATACATCTTGTGAAAATCATAGAATTGATGTTTTAAATCATAGTCAGTCACCAATTGGAATTCACCAAGTTCTATCACAAATACTTTCTCATCTGTTGATCAAAGTAACTTTTCACCTGTTAGTTTGGATTAATATGAAACTTCACCTAGCCCCTTAAATACAGTAGACTATCATACCACTAATACATCCTCACCCCCAATCCCTATAAGACCATCTAGGATAGTTAAAACACCAAGTTACCTAAATGAATATGTCTATTTTATTCCAAACCTAAAGAGCAATGCATCACACATTGTTTTACTCAACACTCCCTCTCCAAATCACCAACATATCTATTTTACTGCATTAAGTAAAGATAGCCAGCATATGATGAGAAATATTTCTCATGAATCTAATCCATGTTCTTATGAGGAAGTAGCCTTAAACCATGCATGGCAAGCAACTATAACACAGGAGTTTGAGGCCTTATATGCTAACCACACTTAGAATTTAGTAAAATTGCTTGCCGGTAAGAAAGATATATAGTGTAAATGGGTCTATAAAATCAAGTATAAAGCAGATGTCACTGTTGAGAGGTTTAAGGCAAGACTTATGGTGAAAGAATAAACACGACAACCTAGAGTAGACCATACTGAAACCTTCTCCCCAGTTGTCAAGATGATAACTATAGGACTCTAATAAGTATAGCAGTTAAAAAAGACTGGGACTTATTCTAATTAGATGTGAACCATGCATTCTTACATGGGGATCTACATGAAGAGGTGTATATGGAAGTTCCACAAGGAATGCAGGTTGAAGTTCCTGGTCTAGTTTGCAAGTTAAACAAGTCTTTATATGAACTCAAACAAGCAACTAGAcagtgataagtggggattttgactacttattagtacctttttatttttattttcttccaaaagtattgatttatgtttctaaaactaatgaaattgtacaaaattataggaatgttggaagtttggtctcccatAATGAAATTCGACTCAAAAAGAAGTGTTCTGAATCACAAGGCAATAAAAGGAGAAGCAAAGAAGTGTGGTCCGCGGAAGGATTTCTGCGGCTGCAGAAGAAAGTGCAGACCatagaattccatctgcggctgCAGACCAAGTAAAAGCACCCAGTAGAACTTTGGCCAATGTACGGACCACACACGAATTGTGCAGCAACAGAACATGATTTTCACTaacaaatgattcaaagttcagaTAGTGTGCAAAAGACTAAGTCCTAATGCCTTGATGAAGTGCGGAACGCACAAGAATTGTGTGGCCACAAAAGATGCTTCGCAGCTGCAATCCAGAAATGTGCGGATGCAGAATCCTAGTTCTTGCCAATTGAAGAAATCCGCGGACTTCACATggagttgtgcggccgcagaacctcccgaggggtatttttgtcagcGATtgtgggccactataaatagatgagttttacatttttaggtcaagtttcgaAGTTTGAGCTACTGTAGCTGTTAtattttgccattttaggaagtttgtgattattttagtgtttaaacattatattttatcattttaatctttgattatgagtttaattagcatttcttctttatttttctcaattGCTACTATGAGTAGTTAGATTCTtattagggttgtgacccaaccctagtgtgtaaaccttatggatatttaatttaatgtatgtttatgattgggtgttgattatttagcttagttcatgctttaattttagaactaatggttgcaaacattgattcatgtctttttaacttagtctctacttgagaaacaGTGACCTAGTTTAGggtaacttggctaacaagaaattgggctaattgagagtttgattagcctaattaaagggttcaagctagagatagtaagaacccgacttgagatcatatcaactattttgtttgatacctatttgaacttgagaaagccaaattgggcaaaattactctttgactgagaggtattgagtgggtaatatAGAGTTGAGATCTATAATACAattcaatcaacaaaacaagtattaACGTATTTAACCCATTATACGAATACCTAGGTTATGGTCgcatccctaggctttttaactatttggaaaaatactaaaaataatcGTTCATTTCTAATTTCTTTTTGTAACTTACAATTGTTGAGTAAAGTAGAAGGAGAAATCAAAACCaattgtggaagtgcaaatttagCTAATCCATTCACTTTCTTCAAGTGTATACTCCTAACAACCCGCacaactccctgtggaaatcaatcccgactcttgttgggtactattctttcAATGATTGTTTCCACTCATTGTTGAGTGCGGATTGGATTTAGATCAGACGGTGGTATGATAAGCTGACCGAGGCCCTGTGAACAAGGGGCTTTAGGAATTCAGAGAGTGATTACTCACTGTTCTATAAGAAAGATGGCTTTTCAATTGTGTTTGTTGTTATCTATGTTGATGATGTAATGTTTACAGGCACAAATATTGAGGAAATTAAGGAACTGAAGGCCTTCCTCCATGACCAATTTAAAATCAAAGATCTAGGGAGATTAAACTATTTCTTGGGACGGGAAGTGTTCTACAAAGATGATGCAGTCCTCATTTCATAGAGAAAGTTCACTGCAGATTTGTTGAAAGAGTATGACAATTAGTATACTTCTGTCTCTTCTCCCCTTGACTGTAGTATCAAGTTGAAGGCAGAAGAGGGACTCTTGTTGCCAGATCTTACTTACTACAGAAAGTTGGTTGGGAAGCTCAACTTTCTCACCAACACTAGGATGGACATTGCCTATAGTGTTCAACACTTAAGTCAGTTCATGCAAACATCTAGAGAGCCTCATTTCAAGGCTGCTCTACATGTCTTGAGATATCTTAAAAATGATCAAACATTGGGCATTTTCTTTTCTAGCAACTCAGATTGTACTGTGAAGGCTTTCTATGATTCAGATTGGGCTGTATGCCCTGATTCTAGAAGAACAGTGAGTGGATGTATTGTCTTGCTAGGTGATAGCTCTattagctggaagtcaaagaagcAGGAAATAGTCTCCATCTCCTATGCAGAGGCTGAGTATAGATCTATAAGAAAGGTAGTTGGTGAGTTAGTTTGGCTCAAAAGATTGCTGGAATAGCTAACAGTTCTTTGCTCACATCCTATCTCGGCCTTTTGTGATAGCCAACTTGCAGTGCACATGGCAAGAAATCCAGTATTTCATGAACGTGCAAAGCATATAGAGGTGGATTGTCACTTTGTGCGAGATAAATTGCAAGATGGACTGATCACCCTGCACCACATCTCCACAAATGCTTAGCTAGCAGGCATACTCATCAAGGCCTTAATAGGTATCAAGCATGCCGGCATTCTTGGCAAGTTGGCAGTAAGTTCCTCACCTCTACCTTAGGGGGTATTGAGAGTGTTACACGATAGCTcaattgtagttgtatttatctCAGAGGCGGTTCAGCCGTAAAGCCACTAAAGCAATGTCTTTAGGCCCCCAAAAAATTA harbors:
- the LOC142166044 gene encoding secreted RxLR effector protein 161-like; its protein translation is MVEMQLKSQITSLAANFAVLSPKLTLHKVLFVPSFKALSMKRPLEIGRARNGTNIEEIKELKAFLHDQFKIKDLGRLNYFLGREVIKLKAEEGLLLPDLTYYRKLVGKLNFLTNTRMDIAYSVQHLSQFMQTSREPHFKAALHVLRYLKNDQTLGIFFSSNSDCTVKAFYDSDWAVCPDSRRTVSGCIVLLGDSSISWKSKKQEIVSISYAEAEYRSIRKVVGELVWLKRLLE